In the Candidatus Binatus sp. genome, GAGGACGATCGACGCCGGCGTGAATTTGTCGGTTTAGTCCCCCGCGCTACCGCAGCATCATAAGCTTCAGCATGAAGTCGGCGAGTTTGCCAAAGGGCGGATGCAGCATCCACGCGCTGTTGAAGCGGCTCTGCAAAAACACGCCCTTGCGGTGCGAGAAGGTCTGGAAGCCGAACTCGCCGTGATAGGCGCCGATGCCGGAAGCGCCGATGCCGCCGAACGGCAAATCATCGACCGCGACATGCATCAGCGTCTCGTTGACCGCCGCGCCGCCTGAAATCGTCCTCTGTAGAACTTCATCGCGCTGCTTGGGGTCGAGGCCGAAATAGTAGAGCGCCAGCGGACGCGGCCGGCGATTGACGTACTCGATCGCTTCGTCAAGCCGGTCGTAGCTTTTGATCGGCAGGATCGGGCCGAAAATCTCGTCGCGCATCACCCCGAGCCCGTCTTCCGGATCGAGCACAAGGGACGGAATGAACTTGCGCGCGTCCGGCTCCAGCGCCTCGCCAGCCGGATTAATTTCGACGACCTCGGCGCCTTTCGCCCTGGCCTCGTCGATATAGTTTGAGAGGCGGCGGTAATGGCGTTCGTTGACGATACTGGTGTAGTCGGGATTTGACTTGAGGCTTGGATAGAACTTACGAACTGCGGCCTGGGCCTGCCGGACGAATTCGTCCCGCCGTGCCCTGGGCACGAGAACGTAATCCGGTGCGATGCAGGTCTGGCCGGCGTTCATCAATTTGCCGAAGATGATGCTTTCAACCGCGGCGGGCATCGATGCGTCGTCGCCGACGATGCACGGCGATTTGCCGCCAAGCTCCAGCGTGACCGGCGTCAGGTTCTCCGCGGCCGCACGCATCACATTGCGGCCCACGGCGGTCGAGCCGGTATAGAAAAGATGATCGAACGGCAGGCGGGAAAACGCCTCGCCGACCTCCGGCCCTCCTTGCACCACCGCAACCTTATCGGCGGGAAAGAGACCGGAAAGAAGCTCGGCCAGGAATGCCGAGGTGCGCGGCGTCAATTCCGACGGCTTCAGCATCACGCAATCGCCGGCGGCAATCGCCGCCATCAGCGGCAAAATCGAAAGCTCAAACGGGTAATTCCACGGGCTGATGATGCC is a window encoding:
- a CDS encoding coniferyl aldehyde dehydrogenase, with the protein product MTATAVQHFPQSNGAGDLGAIFARQREAFVRNGAPSLEARRAELAKLKQAIKENAGRIAEVISSDFGNRSAHESRFAEIWTTLAGIRHTSSHLGKWMKPKRVSVSLELMPGQARIMYQPVGVVGIISPWNYPFELSILPLMAAIAAGDCVMLKPSELTPRTSAFLAELLSGLFPADKVAVVQGGPEVGEAFSRLPFDHLFYTGSTAVGRNVMRAAAENLTPVTLELGGKSPCIVGDDASMPAAVESIIFGKLMNAGQTCIAPDYVLVPRARRDEFVRQAQAAVRKFYPSLKSNPDYTSIVNERHYRRLSNYIDEARAKGAEVVEINPAGEALEPDARKFIPSLVLDPEDGLGVMRDEIFGPILPIKSYDRLDEAIEYVNRRPRPLALYYFGLDPKQRDEVLQRTISGGAAVNETLMHVAVDDLPFGGIGASGIGAYHGEFGFQTFSHRKGVFLQSRFNSAWMLHPPFGKLADFMLKLMMLR